A window from Candidatus Margulisiibacteriota bacterium encodes these proteins:
- the rimI gene encoding ribosomal protein S18-alanine N-acetyltransferase: protein MIMITPMKDKDIPAVVEIEALSFKYPKPEAVFREDEHKYLVARDEQKIVGYIGIEKILDEVHIINMAVHPGYRGQGVGNRLMQHVLNDEEVFFLEVRVSNESAKKIYERYGFKVINTRKEYYADGEDALVMRRIPGE from the coding sequence ATGATAATGATCACGCCGATGAAAGATAAGGATATCCCGGCGGTCGTGGAGATCGAAGCGCTCTCCTTTAAATACCCCAAGCCGGAAGCGGTCTTTCGCGAAGATGAGCATAAGTACCTCGTGGCCAGGGACGAGCAGAAGATCGTCGGCTATATCGGCATCGAAAAGATCCTCGACGAGGTCCACATCATTAACATGGCGGTCCACCCGGGCTACAGGGGGCAGGGGGTCGGTAATCGTCTGATGCAGCATGTCCTCAACGACGAGGAGGTCTTTTTTCTGGAGGTCCGCGTTTCCAACGAATCGGCGAAAAAGATCTACGAGCGGTACGGTTTTAAAGTGATCAATACCCGTAAAGAGTATTATGCCGACGGCGAAGACGCTTTAGTGATGCGACGGATCCCCGGCGAATAA
- a CDS encoding homocysteine S-methyltransferase family protein — MSKRILVMDGAMGTQLMERGIRPEDCFDAINLKKPEVVLAVHKAYVNAGADIIETNTFGANRIKLADYQLDKKVKELNVAAAQLARKAIGEKGFVCGSIGPLGKMLEPLGEVTFDQAYEAFAEQAKALAEGGVDVVSVETISDLQEMRAAVIAVKTETRLPVIASLTYDEGEKTVYGTTPEVAVAVLEPLGIDVIAANCSTGPEGMLKVAKRLLAAARVPVMVMPNAGMPELIGNQAVYKMTPEKFGAFARKFAELGVRIVGGCCGTGPAHIKAIKSEILNTKYETNSKLEIRKTQFASRTRVVELKAGTPLLVGERINPTGRPLFQAEIKEGKTRILRQEASEQAKHKADLLDLNISVPETAESENMAKAVKVVQSVAETPLSLDSPNRFALEAGLKQCCGRPLLNSVNGKRESLESVLPLAKKYGAAIIALALDEKGLPQSADDRVRIAERIVQSAVERGIAKEDIFVDCLVLTAGVGIHGCLETLKALPLVKERLGVRTILGISNVSHGMPERAKLNALYYQLALTYGLDAAIIDVTDKAIKGPLRPIKAKKAEGRERLLEAFKAEVERQRRLGKPGEKKREAVLKNIKLTGYQDIRKAVINGDAEAVAELVRQALAKKLNPQKIIDSALIPGMETVGKKFSKKEFFLPQVIEAAEAMKRGFELCKEKLPKGKSKSAGKVVLATVKGDIHDIGKNIVKMLLENHGFSVVDLGKDVPPEKIVEAAKKERPNVIALSALLTTTMVEMGIVKEELKKAKLAIPLLVGGAVVTKGYADRIGAVYSLDAVGAVNLAKQIIKSAGRKS; from the coding sequence TTGAGTAAACGTATTCTCGTCATGGACGGAGCCATGGGAACCCAGCTGATGGAGCGGGGGATCCGGCCGGAAGATTGCTTTGACGCGATCAACCTCAAGAAGCCGGAAGTCGTTTTAGCGGTCCACAAGGCTTACGTCAACGCCGGAGCGGACATCATTGAAACGAACACGTTCGGCGCCAACCGGATCAAGCTGGCGGATTATCAGCTCGATAAAAAGGTCAAAGAGCTCAATGTTGCGGCGGCGCAGTTGGCCAGGAAAGCCATTGGCGAAAAAGGTTTCGTCTGCGGCTCGATCGGCCCGCTCGGCAAGATGCTGGAACCGCTCGGGGAAGTCACTTTTGACCAGGCTTACGAGGCGTTCGCCGAACAGGCCAAAGCGTTGGCCGAGGGCGGGGTCGATGTTGTGTCGGTCGAGACCATTTCCGACCTGCAGGAGATGCGGGCGGCGGTCATCGCCGTTAAGACGGAAACGAGGCTTCCGGTCATCGCCAGCCTAACTTATGACGAGGGGGAAAAGACCGTTTACGGCACGACCCCCGAAGTCGCTGTCGCGGTTCTGGAACCGCTCGGGATCGACGTTATTGCCGCTAACTGCTCGACCGGGCCGGAAGGGATGCTCAAGGTCGCCAAACGACTGCTGGCCGCTGCCCGGGTCCCGGTCATGGTGATGCCGAACGCCGGGATGCCGGAACTGATCGGCAACCAGGCGGTCTATAAAATGACGCCCGAGAAGTTCGGCGCTTTTGCGCGGAAATTCGCGGAACTGGGGGTCAGAATCGTCGGGGGATGCTGCGGGACAGGGCCAGCTCACATTAAAGCGATAAAATCCGAAATACTAAATACTAAATACGAAACAAATTCGAAGCTCGAAATTCGAAAGACGCAATTCGCGAGCCGAACCAGGGTCGTTGAATTGAAAGCCGGTACGCCGTTGCTGGTCGGGGAGCGGATCAACCCGACCGGCCGGCCGCTGTTCCAGGCGGAGATCAAAGAGGGGAAAACCCGGATCCTGCGGCAGGAAGCAAGCGAACAGGCCAAGCACAAAGCCGACCTTTTGGACCTGAACATTTCCGTTCCCGAGACGGCGGAGTCGGAAAACATGGCCAAGGCGGTCAAGGTCGTCCAGTCGGTGGCCGAAACGCCGCTTTCGCTCGACAGCCCGAATCGCTTTGCCCTGGAAGCGGGCCTGAAGCAGTGCTGCGGCCGGCCGCTGCTCAATTCGGTCAACGGTAAGAGGGAGAGCTTGGAGAGCGTCCTGCCGCTGGCGAAAAAATACGGGGCGGCGATCATTGCGCTGGCTTTGGACGAAAAGGGTTTGCCGCAATCGGCCGACGACCGGGTCCGGATCGCCGAGCGGATCGTCCAGTCAGCGGTGGAGCGGGGGATCGCCAAGGAAGATATTTTCGTCGACTGCCTGGTCCTGACGGCCGGGGTCGGCATTCACGGCTGTCTGGAAACTTTGAAAGCGCTGCCGCTGGTCAAAGAGCGGCTTGGCGTCAGGACGATCCTGGGGATCAGCAATGTTTCGCACGGCATGCCTGAGCGGGCAAAATTGAACGCTCTTTATTACCAGCTGGCGCTGACTTACGGTCTTGATGCGGCCATCATCGATGTCACGGATAAGGCTATTAAAGGCCCATTAAGGCCCATAAAGGCGAAAAAGGCTGAGGGCAGGGAACGGCTATTAGAGGCGTTTAAGGCGGAAGTGGAGAGACAAAGGCGACTGGGTAAGCCGGGGGAGAAGAAGCGGGAAGCGGTCCTCAAGAACATTAAACTAACGGGGTATCAGGATATCAGGAAAGCGGTGATCAATGGTGACGCCGAAGCGGTCGCCGAATTGGTCAGGCAAGCATTGGCGAAAAAACTTAACCCGCAAAAGATCATCGATTCGGCTTTGATCCCGGGGATGGAAACGGTCGGCAAAAAGTTCTCGAAAAAAGAATTCTTCCTGCCGCAAGTGATCGAAGCGGCCGAAGCGATGAAACGCGGGTTTGAGCTATGCAAAGAAAAATTGCCCAAGGGGAAGAGCAAGTCGGCCGGTAAAGTCGTGCTGGCCACGGTCAAAGGGGATATCCACGACATCGGCAAGAACATCGTCAAAATGCTATTGGAAAACCACGGTTTCAGCGTCGTCGATCTGGGCAAGGATGTCCCGCCGGAAAAGATCGTCGAGGCGGCGAAAAAGGAAAGGCCGAACGTGATCGCGCTCTCCGCTCTGCTAACCACGACCATGGTCGAAATGGGCATAGTTAAGGAAGAGTTGAAAAAAGCAAAATTGGCTATTCCCTTGCTGGTCGGCGGGGCGGTGGTGACCAAGGGGTATGCCGACCGGATCGGCGCCGTTTACAGCCTGGACGCGGTCGGGGCGGTTAACCTGGCCAAGCAGATCATTAAATCGGCCGGCCGGAAAAGTTAG
- a CDS encoding DNA-3-methyladenine glycosylase, which yields MKPARKLTGTFFRRPALTVAKNLLGKRIVRVYRGRKIIGKVAEVEVYYSVKDRASHAFGGKVTERNKAEYLRGGHVYIYLVYGLHWQFNISTGPAGHPECLLVRAVEPVQGFSGRQASGPGKFCKTFKLDKSFYGEDLTRSKRLWLEDDRAKVKIKRGPRVGIDYAGPYWANIPWRFWLKDNPYVSQ from the coding sequence ATGAAACCCGCCAGAAAGTTAACTGGAACGTTTTTCCGCCGCCCCGCCCTGACCGTCGCCAAAAACCTCCTGGGCAAGCGGATCGTCCGCGTTTACCGCGGCCGGAAGATCATCGGCAAGGTCGCGGAAGTCGAGGTCTATTATTCCGTCAAAGACCGCGCTTCCCACGCTTTTGGCGGCAAAGTGACCGAAAGGAACAAGGCGGAATATCTCCGGGGCGGCCATGTATACATATATCTGGTCTACGGCCTGCACTGGCAGTTCAATATCTCGACCGGGCCGGCCGGACATCCGGAATGCTTGCTCGTACGGGCAGTTGAACCGGTCCAGGGTTTTTCCGGCCGCCAGGCCAGCGGCCCGGGCAAGTTCTGTAAAACCTTCAAGCTTGATAAGTCGTTTTACGGCGAAGACCTGACCCGGTCTAAACGGCTCTGGCTGGAGGATGATCGGGCAAAGGTCAAGATCAAACGCGGCCCCCGCGTCGGCATCGACTACGCCGGCCCCTACTGGGCCAACATCCCCTGGCGGTTTTGGCTTAAAGATAATCCTTACGTTTCCCAATAA
- the galT gene encoding galactose-1-phosphate uridylyltransferase — translation MPELRLNTATKEWVIIATERAKRPEDFANKAYTLASDSAANCPFCPGKEAKTPKEVFALREPGTLSDTGGWRVRVIPNAFPALAPTGEPKREKSPEGFLKMNGVGLHDVIIESPDHEAIIATMPRAAVEDIFLAYRERFSRLAGDRRFESIILFKNHGHNAGTSLHHPHSQIVAMPVTPRATRDRIEIARGHFDETGSCLYCDMIAAEKQAQARIVLESANFIVFAPFASRLPFETWVLPKKHASNFEKITVEPCRELAGVVQAVLQKLHRALGNPDFNYAIYSAPCREHDLEYFHWNLKIFPRVTSQAGFEVGSGMMINTVVPEAAAQYLREGEKK, via the coding sequence ATGCCTGAACTGAGGTTGAATACCGCCACCAAAGAGTGGGTCATAATCGCCACCGAGCGCGCCAAGCGGCCGGAGGATTTCGCCAATAAAGCTTATACGCTGGCCAGCGACAGCGCCGCCAATTGCCCCTTTTGCCCCGGTAAGGAAGCCAAGACCCCAAAAGAAGTGTTTGCCCTCAGGGAGCCGGGGACGCTGTCCGATACCGGCGGCTGGCGGGTCAGGGTCATTCCCAACGCTTTCCCGGCGCTGGCGCCGACCGGTGAGCCGAAACGGGAAAAAAGCCCCGAAGGTTTCCTGAAAATGAACGGGGTCGGGCTCCACGACGTCATCATTGAATCGCCCGACCACGAAGCGATCATTGCCACCATGCCGCGGGCCGCGGTCGAAGACATTTTCCTGGCTTACCGGGAGCGGTTCAGCCGGCTGGCCGGCGACCGGCGGTTCGAATCGATCATCCTGTTCAAGAACCACGGCCATAACGCCGGGACCTCGCTCCATCACCCGCACTCGCAGATCGTGGCGATGCCGGTCACGCCGCGGGCCACGCGCGACCGGATCGAGATCGCCCGGGGGCATTTTGATGAAACGGGGAGCTGCCTCTATTGCGATATGATCGCGGCCGAGAAACAAGCGCAAGCGCGGATCGTCCTGGAATCCGCCAATTTTATCGTTTTTGCGCCGTTCGCTTCCCGCCTGCCGTTCGAGACCTGGGTCCTGCCCAAGAAGCATGCTTCGAACTTTGAAAAGATCACCGTGGAGCCGTGCCGGGAGCTGGCCGGAGTAGTGCAGGCCGTGCTGCAGAAGCTGCACCGGGCGCTGGGCAACCCGGACTTCAACTACGCGATCTATTCCGCTCCCTGCCGGGAGCACGACCTGGAATATTTCCACTGGAACCTGAAGATCTTCCCGCGGGTGACGAGCCAGGCCGGTTTCGAAGTGGGCTCGGGGATGATGATCAATACCGTTGTTCCGGAAGCCGCGGCCCAATATTTGCGAGAGGGGGAAAAGAAATGA
- a CDS encoding efflux RND transporter periplasmic adaptor subunit gives MMMILGAVAVVAVGVFAWFYVAQYLDQGLTASGTIEATEVVVSSKVPGHILSLNYDEGDSVSKEALIAKIDPTDARAALLNAQARFDEAKSDFLRNKQLFGSNMISAQQYDAAKANYEAAQAGLDQAKDGFVHTDITAPISGVVLVKAVEVGELANFGTPIVTLADIRLLKLMVYLNEKDIGKIKLGDVVKVTVDAYPNQTFTGKITHISDKAEFTPKAIQTKDERTTLVFGIKVEIPNPDQRLKPGMPADAAF, from the coding sequence ATGATGATGATTTTAGGAGCGGTGGCGGTCGTGGCGGTCGGGGTTTTTGCCTGGTTCTACGTCGCCCAGTACCTTGATCAGGGCTTGACCGCTTCGGGGACGATCGAGGCGACCGAAGTGGTGGTCAGCAGCAAGGTGCCCGGCCATATCCTGTCGCTCAATTACGATGAGGGGGACAGCGTCTCGAAAGAAGCGCTGATCGCCAAGATCGACCCGACCGACGCGCGGGCGGCGTTGCTCAACGCCCAGGCGCGCTTTGACGAGGCGAAAAGCGATTTTCTCCGAAATAAGCAGCTGTTCGGCAGCAACATGATCAGCGCGCAGCAGTACGACGCGGCCAAGGCGAATTATGAGGCGGCCCAGGCCGGCCTGGACCAGGCCAAAGATGGTTTTGTCCACACCGATATCACCGCCCCGATCTCCGGCGTGGTCCTGGTCAAGGCGGTCGAGGTCGGCGAACTGGCGAACTTCGGCACGCCGATAGTTACTCTGGCGGATATCAGGCTGCTCAAGCTGATGGTCTACCTCAATGAAAAGGATATCGGCAAGATCAAGCTCGGCGACGTGGTCAAAGTGACGGTCGACGCTTACCCGAACCAGACCTTCACGGGGAAGATCACCCACATTTCCGACAAGGCGGAATTCACCCCCAAAGCGATCCAGACCAAGGACGAACGGACCACGCTGGTCTTTGGCATTAAAGTGGAAATTCCCAATCCCGACCAGAGGTTGAAGCCGGGGATGCCGGCCGACGCCGCATTTTAA
- a CDS encoding ABC transporter ATP-binding protein — translation MDYAIEARGLVKKFDAVTAVAGVDLQVKKGEIFGLVGPDGAGKTTTLRILSTAMEQTAGEALVLGLNVRNQEELIRDRIGYMPQRFSLYGDLSVQENIDFFADIYGVPKGEERKQKAAGLLKFTGMLQFTDRRAAKLSGGMYKKLALACMLIHTPEVLFLDEPTLGVDPISRREFWRILYGLKDVTIIVSTPYMDEAERCNRIGLIREGKMLQIDTPEAIKRSTGAKTLEEAFINIVEQGRTPA, via the coding sequence ATGGACTACGCGATCGAAGCCCGGGGACTGGTCAAGAAATTTGACGCCGTGACCGCGGTGGCCGGGGTCGATCTGCAAGTCAAAAAAGGGGAGATCTTCGGGCTGGTGGGGCCGGACGGGGCGGGCAAGACGACCACCCTGCGCATCCTTTCGACCGCGATGGAACAGACCGCCGGCGAAGCCCTGGTCCTGGGACTTAACGTCCGCAACCAGGAAGAGTTGATCCGCGACCGGATCGGCTACATGCCCCAGCGGTTCAGCCTCTACGGCGACCTGTCCGTCCAGGAGAACATCGATTTTTTTGCCGATATTTACGGCGTGCCCAAAGGCGAAGAAAGGAAACAGAAAGCGGCAGGATTGCTTAAATTTACCGGCATGCTCCAATTCACCGACCGGCGGGCGGCCAAGCTTTCCGGCGGGATGTACAAAAAACTGGCGTTGGCCTGCATGCTGATCCATACCCCCGAGGTCCTCTTTCTCGACGAACCGACGCTTGGCGTCGACCCGATCTCCCGCCGCGAGTTCTGGCGGATCCTTTACGGCTTAAAAGACGTGACGATCATCGTCAGCACGCCGTACATGGACGAGGCGGAGCGCTGCAACCGGATCGGCCTGATCCGCGAAGGGAAGATGCTGCAGATCGATACCCCGGAGGCGATCAAGCGATCGACCGGGGCCAAGACCCTGGAAGAGGCCTTTATCAACATCGTGGAACAGGGCAGGACGCCGGCATGA
- a CDS encoding ABC transporter ATP-binding protein has protein sequence MSEQAIEVQELVKKFGEFTAVNRISFNVGQGEVFGFLGPNGAGKTTTIRMLCGLIDPTAGSARVGGFAVGKQNDQIKQHIGYMSQKFSLYDDLTVEQNIELYAGLYQTEPQTRDKKKTEILAMADLVGKEGVMAGDLAGALKQHLALGCAMIHDPRIIFLDEPTAGVDPISRRAFWKAIDTVAKRGVTVLVTTHYMDEAERCDRIAMISAGDLIALDSPANLKTQIAGSLLEIECDNVMIALEALRETKVAGDVALYGVFLHTMVEQESAIAEIRGVLTGKGLNVARIEKITPSLEDVFVFRVEQAARAKAGGK, from the coding sequence ATGAGCGAACAGGCGATCGAAGTCCAAGAGCTGGTCAAAAAGTTCGGCGAATTCACCGCGGTCAATCGGATCAGCTTCAACGTCGGCCAGGGAGAAGTGTTCGGTTTTCTGGGGCCGAACGGCGCCGGCAAGACCACGACGATCAGGATGCTCTGCGGCCTGATCGACCCGACCGCCGGCAGCGCCCGGGTCGGCGGCTTTGCGGTCGGCAAGCAGAACGACCAGATCAAGCAGCATATCGGCTACATGTCGCAAAAATTTTCCCTCTATGACGATCTGACCGTTGAGCAGAACATTGAGCTTTACGCCGGGCTTTATCAGACCGAGCCCCAGACCCGCGATAAGAAGAAAACGGAGATCCTGGCGATGGCCGACCTGGTCGGGAAAGAAGGGGTCATGGCCGGCGACCTGGCCGGGGCGCTCAAGCAGCACCTGGCGCTCGGCTGCGCCATGATCCACGACCCGCGGATCATCTTTCTGGACGAGCCGACCGCCGGCGTCGACCCGATCTCCCGCCGCGCTTTCTGGAAAGCGATCGATACGGTCGCCAAGCGCGGCGTGACGGTCCTGGTCACCACCCATTACATGGACGAAGCGGAGCGCTGCGACCGGATCGCCATGATCAGCGCCGGCGACCTGATCGCCCTCGATTCGCCGGCCAACCTGAAAACGCAGATCGCCGGCTCACTGCTGGAGATCGAGTGCGATAATGTCATGATCGCCCTGGAAGCGCTGCGGGAGACCAAGGTCGCCGGCGATGTGGCCCTTTACGGCGTTTTCCTGCATACCATGGTGGAGCAGGAGAGCGCGATCGCCGAGATCCGGGGAGTCCTGACCGGCAAAGGGTTGAACGTCGCCCGGATCGAAAAGATCACCCCGTCCCTTGAGGATGTCTTTGTTTTTCGGGTCGAGCAAGCGGCCCGGGCTAAAGCCGGAGGCAAATAA
- a CDS encoding ABC transporter permease has protein sequence MSWRRLIPIVKKEFTHLFRDPLTLAMMIALPVLMLILYGYAASFDVRNVPLGVYDQSRTQESRQFIERFTSSGYFQLIEEFKSSEQFRDRMDAGKLRVIIDIPPDYARNLSSGKQAQVQVLVDGSDPTWASSAIGYVSGIFQTYYQDRLALLFQRHGMAQAGNDPIDLAQRIWYNPDLLSVNFYIPGLIAVIMMQISATLTSLAIVSEKEQGTMEGLIVSPIRKNELMLGKVLPYVIVAFLDVIVVTVVGFLLFGVMVKGNYLLLLVCAFIYLLGAMGFGILISTGAKSSQEAMQLATLTTMLPSILLSGFIFPIGNMPWALQALSLIIPARYFIDILRAIYLKGVGLECFWQPFAMMTALTVYNLYQSTRSFKKRLD, from the coding sequence ATGTCCTGGCGGCGGCTGATCCCGATCGTTAAAAAAGAGTTCACCCATCTCTTCCGCGATCCGTTGACCCTGGCGATGATGATCGCCCTGCCGGTCTTGATGCTGATCCTTTACGGCTACGCCGCCTCTTTTGACGTCCGCAATGTGCCGCTGGGGGTCTACGATCAAAGCCGGACCCAGGAGAGCCGTCAATTCATCGAACGCTTTACCAGCAGCGGTTATTTCCAATTGATCGAAGAATTTAAGTCGAGCGAACAGTTCCGGGACCGGATGGACGCCGGCAAGCTTCGGGTGATCATCGACATCCCGCCCGATTATGCCCGCAACCTCAGCTCCGGCAAACAGGCGCAGGTCCAGGTGCTGGTCGACGGCTCCGATCCGACCTGGGCGTCATCGGCGATCGGCTACGTTTCCGGGATCTTCCAGACCTATTATCAGGACCGGCTCGCCCTGCTTTTTCAGCGCCACGGTATGGCCCAGGCGGGAAACGACCCGATCGATCTGGCCCAGCGGATCTGGTATAACCCGGACCTGTTAAGCGTTAATTTTTACATCCCGGGCCTGATCGCGGTGATCATGATGCAGATCTCGGCGACGCTGACCTCGCTGGCGATCGTCTCCGAAAAAGAGCAGGGGACGATGGAAGGGCTGATCGTCAGCCCGATTCGCAAGAATGAACTGATGCTGGGCAAGGTCTTGCCCTACGTGATTGTCGCTTTTCTCGACGTCATTGTGGTCACGGTGGTCGGTTTCCTCCTTTTTGGGGTGATGGTCAAAGGTAATTATCTCCTTCTCCTGGTTTGCGCTTTTATTTATCTGCTGGGGGCGATGGGCTTCGGGATCCTGATCTCGACCGGCGCCAAGTCCAGCCAGGAGGCGATGCAGCTGGCCACGCTGACGACGATGCTGCCGTCGATCCTCCTTTCCGGTTTTATTTTTCCGATCGGCAACATGCCGTGGGCGCTGCAGGCGCTTTCTTTAATAATTCCGGCCCGTTACTTTATCGATATCCTCCGGGCGATCTACCTGAAAGGGGTGGGGTTGGAGTGTTTTTGGCAGCCGTTCGCGATGATGACCGCGCTGACGGTCTATAACCTTTACCAGAGCACCAGGAGCTTTAAGAAACGCCTTGATTAG